A window of the Lepus europaeus isolate LE1 chromosome 5, mLepTim1.pri, whole genome shotgun sequence genome harbors these coding sequences:
- the POGK gene encoding pogo transposable element with KRAB domain isoform X1, protein MGHLPPVPLTIMKCVTPALLTCLVALVLRLERAGTQPSPPGHCPRPGGEFTPTTRFSSAEMESTAYPFHVTLKEEQEEEEIESQQPEDHPTDMQKVRICSEGGWVPALFDEVAIYFSDEEWDVLTEPQKALYREVMRMNYETVLSLEFPFPKPDMIARLEREEESQTSDEWPLQGGTFAENEDSDVKPPDWAGPTNSTPQLPQTQPLDGLGLRLPRDLAELPEWSEGYPFYVAMGFPGYDLSADDIAGKFGRGVRRSYDAGFKLMVVEYAESTNNCQAAKQFGVLEKNVRDWRKVKPQLQNAHAMRRAFRGPKNGRFALVDQRVAEYVRYMQAKGDPITREAMQLKALEIAQEMNIPEKGFKASLGWCRRMMRRYDLSLRHKVPVPQHLPEDLTEKLVTYQRSVLALRRTHDYEVAQMGNADETPICLEVPSRVTVDNQGEKPVLVKTPGREKLKITAMLGVLADGRKLPPYIILRGTYIPPGKFPSGMEIRCHRYGWMTEDLMQDWLDVVWRRRTGAGAPKQRGMLILNGFRGHATDSVKSSMESLNTDMVIIPGGLTSQLQVLDVVVYKPLNDSVRAQYSNWLLAGNLALSPTGNAKKPPLGLFLEWVMVAWNSISSEAIVQGFKKCHISSNLEEEDDVLWEIESEPPSGSEAPRECDPEHVTVGH, encoded by the exons ATGGGTCATCTGCCTCCCGTTCCTCTTACCATAATGAAATGTGTCACCCCAGCCCTCCTCACTTGCCTGGTTGCACTGGTACTGAGGCTGGAAAGGGCTGGTACGCAGCCGAGCCCTCCTGGGCACTGTCCCCGGCCAGGGGGAGAGTTCACACCCACAACCCGTTTTTCGTCTGCAGAGATGGAGTCCACGGCCTACCCTTTCCACGTAACCCTGAAGgaagagcaagaggaagaagagattGAGAGCCAGCAGCCGGAGGATCACCCCACAGATATGCAGAAAGTCCGAATCTGCTCGGAGGGCGGATGG GTCCCAGCCCTGTTTGATGAGGTGGCCATATACTTTTCTGACGAGGAGTGGGACGTTCTGACCGAGCCACAAAAGGCCCTGTACCGGGAAGTCATGAGGATGAACTATGAGACTGTGCTGTCGCTGG AATTCCCATTCCCTAAGCCAGACATGATCGCACGgttggaaagggaggaggagtcTCAGACTTCGGATGAGTGGCCGCTCCAAGGAGGAACCTTTGCAG AGAATGAAGACTCTGACGTTAAGCCTCCGGATTGGGCGGGCCCCACGAATTCCACCCCCCAGCTCCCGCAGACTCAGCCCCTGGATGGCCTGGGCCTCCGGTTGCCTCGGGACCTGGCGGAGCTGCCGGAGTGGAGCGAGGGCTACCCCTTCTACGTGGCCATGGGCTTCCCGGGGTACGACCTCTCGGCCGATGACATAGCCGGGAAGTTCGGCCGCGGTGTGCGGCGCAGCTACGACGCGGGCTTCAAGTTGATGGTGGTGGAGTACGCCGAGAGCACCAACAACTGCCAGGCCGCCAAGCAGTTCGGGGTGCTGGAAAAGAACGTGCGGGACTGGCGCAAGGTGAAGCCGCAGCTGCAGAACGCCCACGCCATGCGGCGCGCCTTCCGGGGCCCCAAGAACGGCAGGTTTGCCCTGGTGGACCAGCGCGTGGCCGAGTATGTGCGATACATGCAGGCCAAAGGGGACCCCATCACCAGGGAGGCGATGCAGCTGAAGGCGCTGGAGATCGCCCAGGAGATGAACATTCCCGAGAAGGGCTTCAAGGCGAGCTTGGGCTGGTGTCGCCGGATGATGCGGAGGTACGACCTGTCGCTGAGGCACAAGGTGcccgtcccccagcacctgcccgaGGACCTGACCGAGAAGCTGGTCACCTaccagcgcagcgtgctggccctGCGCAGGACGCATGACTACGAGGTGGCCCAGATGGGCAACGCCGACGAGACGCCCATCTGCCTAGAGGTGCCATCGCGGGTGACCGTGGACAACCAGGGCGAGAAGCCTGTGCTGGTGAAGACGCCGGGGCGGGAGAAGCTCAAGATCACGGCGATGCTCGGGGTGCTGGCCGACGGCAGGAAGCTGCCCCCCTACATCATCCTCAGGGGCACCTACATCCCGCCCGGCAAGTTCCCCAGCGGCATGGAGATCCGCTGCCACCGCTATGGGTGGATGACCGAGGACTTGATGCAGGACTGGCTGGACGTGGTGTGGAGGCGGCGCACGGGTGCCGGTGCGCCCAAGCAGCGTGGCATGCTCATCCTGAACGGCTTCCGGGGCCACGCCACCGACTCGGTGAAGAGCTCCATGGAGAGCCTGAACACGGACATGGTCATCATCCCCGGCGGGCTGACCTCCCAGCTGCAGGTGCTGGACGTGGTGGTCTACAAGCCACTCAATGACAGCGTGCGGGCCCAGTACTCCAACTGGCTGCTGGCCGGGAACCTGGCCCTCAGCCCCACCGGCAACGCCAAGAAGCCGCCCCTGGGCCTCTTCCTCGAGTGGGTCATGGTGGCCTGGAACAGCATCTCGAGCGAAGCCATCGTCCAGGGCTTCAAGAAGTGCCACATCTCCAGCAACCTGGAGGAGGAAGACGACGTGCTGTGGGAAATCGAGAGTGAGCCGCCCAGCGGCAGCGAAGCGCCCAGAGAGTGTGACCCGGAACACGTGACCGTGGGCCACTGA
- the POGK gene encoding pogo transposable element with KRAB domain isoform X2 — MESTAYPFHVTLKEEQEEEEIESQQPEDHPTDMQKVRICSEGGWVPALFDEVAIYFSDEEWDVLTEPQKALYREVMRMNYETVLSLEFPFPKPDMIARLEREEESQTSDEWPLQGGTFAENEDSDVKPPDWAGPTNSTPQLPQTQPLDGLGLRLPRDLAELPEWSEGYPFYVAMGFPGYDLSADDIAGKFGRGVRRSYDAGFKLMVVEYAESTNNCQAAKQFGVLEKNVRDWRKVKPQLQNAHAMRRAFRGPKNGRFALVDQRVAEYVRYMQAKGDPITREAMQLKALEIAQEMNIPEKGFKASLGWCRRMMRRYDLSLRHKVPVPQHLPEDLTEKLVTYQRSVLALRRTHDYEVAQMGNADETPICLEVPSRVTVDNQGEKPVLVKTPGREKLKITAMLGVLADGRKLPPYIILRGTYIPPGKFPSGMEIRCHRYGWMTEDLMQDWLDVVWRRRTGAGAPKQRGMLILNGFRGHATDSVKSSMESLNTDMVIIPGGLTSQLQVLDVVVYKPLNDSVRAQYSNWLLAGNLALSPTGNAKKPPLGLFLEWVMVAWNSISSEAIVQGFKKCHISSNLEEEDDVLWEIESEPPSGSEAPRECDPEHVTVGH, encoded by the exons ATGGAGTCCACGGCCTACCCTTTCCACGTAACCCTGAAGgaagagcaagaggaagaagagattGAGAGCCAGCAGCCGGAGGATCACCCCACAGATATGCAGAAAGTCCGAATCTGCTCGGAGGGCGGATGG GTCCCAGCCCTGTTTGATGAGGTGGCCATATACTTTTCTGACGAGGAGTGGGACGTTCTGACCGAGCCACAAAAGGCCCTGTACCGGGAAGTCATGAGGATGAACTATGAGACTGTGCTGTCGCTGG AATTCCCATTCCCTAAGCCAGACATGATCGCACGgttggaaagggaggaggagtcTCAGACTTCGGATGAGTGGCCGCTCCAAGGAGGAACCTTTGCAG AGAATGAAGACTCTGACGTTAAGCCTCCGGATTGGGCGGGCCCCACGAATTCCACCCCCCAGCTCCCGCAGACTCAGCCCCTGGATGGCCTGGGCCTCCGGTTGCCTCGGGACCTGGCGGAGCTGCCGGAGTGGAGCGAGGGCTACCCCTTCTACGTGGCCATGGGCTTCCCGGGGTACGACCTCTCGGCCGATGACATAGCCGGGAAGTTCGGCCGCGGTGTGCGGCGCAGCTACGACGCGGGCTTCAAGTTGATGGTGGTGGAGTACGCCGAGAGCACCAACAACTGCCAGGCCGCCAAGCAGTTCGGGGTGCTGGAAAAGAACGTGCGGGACTGGCGCAAGGTGAAGCCGCAGCTGCAGAACGCCCACGCCATGCGGCGCGCCTTCCGGGGCCCCAAGAACGGCAGGTTTGCCCTGGTGGACCAGCGCGTGGCCGAGTATGTGCGATACATGCAGGCCAAAGGGGACCCCATCACCAGGGAGGCGATGCAGCTGAAGGCGCTGGAGATCGCCCAGGAGATGAACATTCCCGAGAAGGGCTTCAAGGCGAGCTTGGGCTGGTGTCGCCGGATGATGCGGAGGTACGACCTGTCGCTGAGGCACAAGGTGcccgtcccccagcacctgcccgaGGACCTGACCGAGAAGCTGGTCACCTaccagcgcagcgtgctggccctGCGCAGGACGCATGACTACGAGGTGGCCCAGATGGGCAACGCCGACGAGACGCCCATCTGCCTAGAGGTGCCATCGCGGGTGACCGTGGACAACCAGGGCGAGAAGCCTGTGCTGGTGAAGACGCCGGGGCGGGAGAAGCTCAAGATCACGGCGATGCTCGGGGTGCTGGCCGACGGCAGGAAGCTGCCCCCCTACATCATCCTCAGGGGCACCTACATCCCGCCCGGCAAGTTCCCCAGCGGCATGGAGATCCGCTGCCACCGCTATGGGTGGATGACCGAGGACTTGATGCAGGACTGGCTGGACGTGGTGTGGAGGCGGCGCACGGGTGCCGGTGCGCCCAAGCAGCGTGGCATGCTCATCCTGAACGGCTTCCGGGGCCACGCCACCGACTCGGTGAAGAGCTCCATGGAGAGCCTGAACACGGACATGGTCATCATCCCCGGCGGGCTGACCTCCCAGCTGCAGGTGCTGGACGTGGTGGTCTACAAGCCACTCAATGACAGCGTGCGGGCCCAGTACTCCAACTGGCTGCTGGCCGGGAACCTGGCCCTCAGCCCCACCGGCAACGCCAAGAAGCCGCCCCTGGGCCTCTTCCTCGAGTGGGTCATGGTGGCCTGGAACAGCATCTCGAGCGAAGCCATCGTCCAGGGCTTCAAGAAGTGCCACATCTCCAGCAACCTGGAGGAGGAAGACGACGTGCTGTGGGAAATCGAGAGTGAGCCGCCCAGCGGCAGCGAAGCGCCCAGAGAGTGTGACCCGGAACACGTGACCGTGGGCCACTGA